A region of Thiofilum sp. DNA encodes the following proteins:
- the grpE gene encoding nucleotide exchange factor GrpE, producing the protein MTQSNEAKSNPEDILKTGQFESADGSVNVQANQAETHDIETDAGTSASDAEAISTLQQQLEAANAQVAAGQDALLRLQAEMENVRRRHDKQIEDTHKFAVQRFVEGLLPVLDSLESGIQASGDLESIREGMKLTLKQFEDTLGRFKVEAINPEGQAFNPELHQAVSTINSPTHNTDTVVNVFQKGYSLNGRVVRPAMVQVCKK; encoded by the coding sequence ATGACCCAAAGTAATGAAGCGAAAAGTAATCCAGAAGACATCCTAAAAACAGGACAGTTTGAAAGTGCTGATGGCAGTGTAAACGTGCAAGCTAATCAAGCTGAAACCCATGATATTGAAACGGATGCAGGTACTTCCGCTAGCGATGCTGAGGCCATTAGTACTTTGCAACAGCAACTAGAAGCTGCTAATGCTCAGGTAGCGGCAGGGCAAGATGCACTTTTGCGGTTACAGGCTGAAATGGAGAATGTACGTCGCCGTCATGACAAACAAATAGAAGATACGCATAAATTTGCAGTACAGCGCTTTGTCGAGGGTCTGTTACCGGTGCTGGATAGTTTAGAGAGTGGCATACAAGCTAGCGGTGATTTAGAAAGCATTCGTGAAGGTATGAAGCTCACCCTTAAGCAATTTGAAGATACTTTAGGGCGCTTTAAAGTCGAAGCAATTAACCCTGAAGGGCAAGCCTTTAATCCAGAACTACATCAAGCGGTAAGCACTATTAATAGCCCGACTCATAATACTGACACCGTGGTTAATGTGTTCCAAAAGGGCTATAGCTTAAATGGTCGTGTAGTGCGTCCTGCGATGGTGCAAGTTTGTAAAAAATAA